The genomic stretch CCGACATGGGCACCACCAGCCAGATGATCAGCGGCTGCTTGAGCTTGCCAAACAGCAAAATCGAGGTCAGCAGCATCACCAGCAGGCTGATGGGCAACTGCTGGGCCAGCGCCTCCTGGGCATCGCCGGAATCCTCGTGTTCACCTCCCCAGCTCAGCTGGTAGCCCGGTGGCAGCGTCATGGCCTCGATCTCTTCGCGAATGCCGCCGAAGGCCTGGGCGGCGGTATAGCCCTCGGCGGGGTCGGCCCCGACGGTCAACGTGCGCACCCGGTTGCGGCGTTGAATCAGCGCTTCCTCGCTATCGGTATCGAAGGAGGAGACCACCTGGCTGATGGGCACGAAGCGCTGCTGCGCGGCGCTCCACACGTTGCGGTTTTCCAGCAGCGCCACATCGTCCCGTTCGGCCGCCGGGGGGCGGGCGACGATGGGCAGCAGGTGCTCGCCTTCACGGTAGGTGCCTGCCCGAATGCCCGACGAGGCAAACTGCAGGGTCTGGGTGATGTCTTCACGACTGACCCCGGCAATGCGTGCGCGCTCCTCGTTGATGCGCGGGCGCACTACCAGCTCCTGCTGGCGCCAGTCGGTGCGCTGGTCGATCAGGTAGGGGCTGTCGGCCATGATGCGCTGGGCCTGGTCGGCCAGCGAGCGCAGCACTTCCGGGGAGGGCCCCTGAAAGCGCGCTTCGATGCCCGCGCCATCGCCCGGGCCAAATTGCAGCCGCTGGGTGCGTACCTGCGCGCTGGGAAACGCTTCGTTCAGCTCTCGGTAGAAGCGCTGGTCCAGCGCGGGAATGGCATCCAGGTCTTCGGTGCGCACGATGAACTGGGCATAGGCGGTGTTGGGCTGCTCCGGGGCGTAGGTGAGCATGAAGCGGGTAGCGCCCTGGCCGATGAAGCTGGCCACCGATACCACGTCCTCCTGCTCCAGGATATACGCCTCGATATCGGCGGCGTAGTCGGCGGTCGAGCGAATGTCGGTGCCCTGGGGTAGCTCCACATTGACGAAGAACAGCGGCGTGTTGGAGTCCGGAAAGAACGACTGGGGAATCAGGCTGAAGGCCCACAGGCACACGGCGGTGATCAGCACCAGCGCGCTGACGGTGATGATGCGCATGCCCAGCGCCAGCAGCAGCACCCGGCGATAGGCGCGATAGAGCAGGCCGCCGTACAGCTCGCGCTTGCTGGGCTCGTCCTCCTCCTCCTCGTTTTCGTGCTGGCGCTCGCCTGCTTTCTGCTCGTCAGCGGGCTGGTCCTCGTCGTCGCCTTTCTGGCGCAGCAGGTAGTAGCCAAACAGCGGGGTGACGGTGATCGCCAGCAGCCAGCTCAGCATCAGGGACACCAGAATGACCATGAACAGCGAGTAGAGAAATTCGCCGGTGACATCGTCCGACAGGCCAATACCGGCAAAGGCCATGATGCCGATCACCGTGGCGCCCAGTAGCGGCAGCTGGGCACGCTTGGCGGCGCTGCCTGCAGCCTCCTTGGCGCGCTGGCCGCGCTTGATGTTGGTGACCATGCCTTCGGCGACCACGATGGCGTTATCCACCAGCATGCCCATGGCGATGATCAGCGCCCCCAGCGAGATACGCTCCATCTCGATGTTTAACAGCCCCATGAACAGCAGGGTGCCCAGCACGGTGAGCAGCAGGGTACTGCCGACCACCACGCCGATGCGCCAGCCCATGGCCAGGCACAGCACCCCGATCACGATGGCCACCGACATGGCCAGGTTGAGCAGGAAGTCGTTGATGGCATCGTTGACCACATGGTGCTGTTCGTAGAGAGGATGTAGCTCTACGCCCAGCGGCAGGCGGCTTTTCAGCTCTTCCATGCGGGCTTCGACGGCTTCGCCCACTTCGATGATGTTGTCGTTGGCGGCGCCCGCAATGCCGAGCGTGAAGGCATCCTCGCCGTTATAGCGAATCAGCTGGTTGGGCTGGTCGCTGGGCTCGCGGTAGACGGTGGCGATATCCATCAGCGACACCTGTTCGGTGGTGCCGGGGCGGCCGATGCGGATGGCTTCGATCAGCGCGGTGCTGTCGATGTCGCTACGCGCCACCAGCCGCACCTGGCGTTCCCCTACCCGCAGGCTGCCCGCGTTTTCCACGGCGTTTTCGGTCTGGATGGTGTTGATGACCTGATTGATGGGAATGCCCAGGGTGGTCAGGCGCTCGTTGGAGATGTCGATGTAGATGGTCTCTTCCCGCTCGCCTGCGGTGGTCACCCTGGCCACGCCGGGTACTGCCAGCAGCTCGCGCTGAAGAAACGTCGAAATGTCGCGGATCTCCCGCGTGGTGAGCCCATCGGCCGTGACCGCATAGAAAAGGCCGTACACTTCACCGAAATCGTCGTTGACCTGGGAGCCCAGCACCCCCTCGGGCAGGTCGCCCTGGGCATCGTTGATCTTGTTGCGCAGCTCATCCCAGATTTGCGGCAGTTCGTGGCTGCTGTAGCTGGAGTGGACTTCCACCTGGATTTCCGAGCGCCCAGGTAGCGACTTCGACTTGATGACGTCGATCTGCTCCATCTCCTGGATGGCGCGCTCCAGACGTTCGGTGACCTCCTCTTCCACTTCCACGGCGGTGGCGCCGGGGTAGGGCGTATTGATGATGGCGTTGGGGATGGTGAAGGCGGGGTCTTCGAGTTTGCCCACCGTATTGAATCCCCAGATACCGCCCAACAGGCAGATCACCACGATCAGCCAGGTATTGAGAGGCCGTTCGATGGACAGCTTGGCGATGTTCATGGCGGCTCCTAGAGGGCGTTATCCAGCGGTTTGACGCGCATGCCGTCGCGCAGCAGGTGTACCCCGGCCGCCGCAATCGACTCGCCAGGCTGAACGCCTGCCACCAGCATCACGGCGTCGTCGCTCAGCTCACCCACGGTGACCTCCCGGGGCGATACCGTGCCCTCGTCGGGGTCGTAGACCCACACGCGAAAATCACCGCTCTCGGTGGTGTCCAGGGCGCTGGCTGGAATCATCATCACCCCGGACACCAGCCGCTCGGCGGGTTCGATGAACACGGTGGCCGTGGTGCCGGGCAGCGCCACCAGGTGCTCGCCTTGGGCGGGCGCGAACTCCACCTGATAGGTCTGGGCGACCTCGTCGGGCTCGGTGATGTGTTCGCGGTACTCCAGCGCAATGCGCTCGCCGGGCAGCGTGGCGATCTCGGCTTCGGCGTTGAAACCGTGTTCGCCATCGAGATGCTGCATCAGCGCTTCGGGCACGTTGATGCGAATGCGCAGCTCCGAGATGTCCTGAATACGGACGACTTCGGCATTGGGCGGCAGCGTGGTGTGGTTTTCCACCAGGCGGCGGGCAATCAGCGCATCAAAGGGCGCGTACAATGAGGTGTAGGCCAGCTCCTGGCGGGCGCTCTCCAGCTGGGTAGCGGCCAGCTCGGCATCAGTGCGGGCCGCTTCCAGCACCGAGGCGGAGACGGCGTTATGGCGATACAGATTTTCCTGCCGCTGCAGATGCTGGCGGGCCTGGGACAATTCCGCCTCTGCGGCGCGCACCTGCAGAGCGTAATCGGTTTGATCGAGCTGGGCGATCAGCTCGCCTTTGGCCAGCGTGGTGCCCTGTACGGCTGGAAAGGTGGTCAGGCGGCCGCCCACCTGAAAGGCCAGATTGACGGTGCTCACGGCATCGACGCGACCCACAAAACGACGGCCCGAAAAGGCCTGCTGCTGGCCAGTCTCAAACAGTTTGACCACCTGAGCCGGAGGCTCGGGGGGCTCTTCGGCGTCTCTGCAACCTGCCAATAACGTCACGCATGCCAGCAACCCGGCCAGAGTGGGTAGCCACTTCCCCTTGCGGATGAACCTCATTCAATGCCTCCCTGCAAGTCAATGGGGGATCACGGTGGTGTGATGTATCCCCTGTTTCGTCGCTCAAGCAGCAGGTGGAAACTCTGCGCGGGGCCCTGGGCACGCTGGTGGGCATGTCCCCCGATGAGCTGCTGACCACCCTGGACACCGGCACGTCGCGGCTGGACGACCTGGCCCAGCCGGTGGGCATACCTGCCGTGATGCCGTCGGCGATGCTCCAGCGCAGGCCCGACATTCGCTCGGCAGAAGCGGCGCTGATCGCGGCCACCGCCCAGATCGGCGTGGCCGAGGCCAACCGCCTGCCGTCGCTCAATCTCAGCTCCTTTTTGGGCACTACGGCCGCCAGCACCAGTGATCTGTTCAGCGATGTGGCCCGCACCTGGGGCGTCGGGGCCTCGGTGATGGGGCCGCTGTTCGACTTCGGCCGTAGCCAGTCCGGGGTGGAAAGCGCCGAAGCGCTGGCCGAACAGGCCGAAGCGCAGTATCGCCTGACCGTGCTGACCGCCTTCAACGAAGTGCGCGATGCGCTCTACAGCTACGACTTCAGCGAGCGACGGCTAGCCGCCGTCGACGAACAGCTGGAGGCCGTTGCCCGCACCCGGGAGCTGGCCGTGCTGATGTACGACCAGGGGCAGGTGAGCCAGCTGGAGCGCCTGGACGCCGAACGCAACCTGCTCTCGGCCCGTTTGGCCCAGGCCGATGCGCGCCGTGAACAGCTGGCGGCCACGGCGACGCTGTTCAAGGCGCTGGGCGGTGGCTGGCAGGAAACCCCCGTTTACTGATTGCCGGTAAGGTAACCACAGCCCGGGCGGCTCCGCTGGCCGCCCGCATCTGTTACCATGCTGCGCTTGCGATCACTTCATCTCTGGTTTTGCTGCCACTGGAGCTGCCATGCCTCCCTGCGCGTCCTCTGCTGCCGCTTCTGACTCCCTTGCCGCTTACCCATGGCTGCCCGACATCGGCCCTGTCGATGCCGTCGCCGCTGAGCGCACTCGTGCCTACCTCGACACTTTGACCAAGCCGCCCGGCAGCCTGGGCAGGCTCGAAGCGCTGGCGATTCAGCTCAGCGCCATCACGGGCAGCGCCCGCCCTCGGGTGGATAGCCCCGCCGTGGTGGTGTTTGCCGCCGACCACGGCGTGGCCGCTGAAGGCGTGTCGGCGTTTCCCCAGGAGGTGACCGCGCAGATGGTCGCCAACTTCGTTCAGCAGGGCGCGGCGATCAACGTGTTTGCCCGCCAGCTGGGCGCGCGGGTGGACGTGGTGGATGTCGGGGTGGCGTCGCCGCGACCGCTGCCGGGAGCCACCGATGCCCGCGTGCGTTCGGGCACAGCCAACATGCTGCACCACGACGCCATGCCGCTGGACGACGCGCGCCAGGCCATGCAGGCCGGCATGGCAGCGGTCGAACGGGCCGTAAAGGCGGGGGCCAATGGGCTCATCGTGGGCGAAATGGGCATCGCCAACACCACCGCCAGCAGCGCCATGCTGGCGGCCTTGCTAGGGGTGCCTGCCGCCCAGGTGGTGGGGGCGGGCACCGGCATCGACAGCACCCAGCAGGCTCACAAGGCGGCGGTCATCGAGCGGGCGCTGGCCAATCGCCAGGCGAATCCTGACGGCCCGCTGGAGGTGTTGTGCAAGCTGGGCGGCCTGGAAATCGCCGCCATGGCGGGCGCGTACCTGGCGGCGGCGGCCCACCGCCTGCCCGCCGTGGTGGATGGCTTCATTGCCACGGTGGCGGCCCTGACCGCCTGCCGCATGGCCCCAGCACTGCGCGACTACCTGGTGTTTGGCCACCGTTCGGCGGAGCCGGGCCACGCCCTGGCGCTGGAAGCCCTGGCGGCGCAGCCGCTGCTGGCCCTGGAAATGCGCCTGGGCGAGGGCAGTGGGGCGGCGCTGGCTTACCCGTTGCTACAGGCTGCTGCCGCCATGCTCAGTGACATGGCCACGTTCTCCCAGGCGGGGGTGAGTGGCAAGGCACCATGAGCCTAGACTTGCTGAGCCTGCCCGCTCTGGCCGGATGGGTCGCGCTGGCCATCGTCATCGATTTGATCGTGGGGGACCCGCGCGCGCTGCCCCACCCGGTGGTGATCATCGGCAAGGCGATTAGCGCCCTGGAGCACCGCTGGAACCACGGCAGCCCCCAGCGGCGGCGGCTGCTGGGCGGGTGCCTTACCCTGGTGGTGGTGCTGGGCACCTTTTCGGTGGCCTGGCTGGGGCTTGCGCTGTTGTCGTGGGTGCACCCCTGGTTGGGGCTGGCCGCCGAGCTGTGGCTACTGGCCACCACGCTGGCCATCAAGGGGCTGGCGGATGCCGGGCGGGCCATTGCCGCCCCGTTGCGGCAGGGCGACTTGCCCAGCGCGCGGCAGGCGCTTTCCAGAGTGGTGGGGCGTGATACCCAGGCCCTGGATGAAGCCGAGATTACCCGAGGCGCGGTGGAAACCGTGGCGGAAAACACCGTCGATGGCATTACCTCGCCGCTGCTGTTTGCGCTGCTGGGGGGCGCGCCGCTGGCGCTGGCCTACAAGGCCGTCAATACGCTGGACTCCATGGTGGGCTACCGGAACGAGCGCTACGGCGACTTCGGCTACGCCTCGGCCAGGCTGGACGACCTGGCCAACTGGCTGCCTGCCCGGCTGACCGCCCTGTGCCTGTGGCTGGCGGGCGTGCTGTATGGGGTGTTTCACCGCTCACCTCTGCGCTGGCGGGGCGCCCTGGCGGCCACCTGGCGCGAAGCACCCCGTCACCCAAGCCCCAACGCGGGCTGGCCCGAGGCAATGGTGGCGAATTTGCTGGGCGTCCAGTTGGGCGGCACCAACGTCTACCAGGGGCAAGTATCACACCGGGCCACGCTGGGCACCGCCCATGATTTACTGAAAGCCAGCCACATCACTACCACGATTTGGCTGATGCACGGGGCTTGGTTGATGTTCTTCCTGCTGCTGTTCTTCCTGCAGCTGTGCCTCGTGATGGCTACGGTGGCCGGGTGATGCGCGACCAGCCCGGCAACCTTCCCCTCGACCATTGGCCAAGCCACGGTGGCCAGGCCGCCGCGCTGCTGCAGCGCTTTGGCCTGCCTGCCGACCACCCGCTGGAAGATATCAGCGCCAACCTGAACCCGCTGGGCCCGCCCGACTGGGTAACCGGCTACCTGGCCCAACGCCTGGCTGGGCTGGGCCGCTACCCCGAACCGGACTACCGCGCCGCCAGACAGGCGATTGCCGAACACGCAGGCGTGGAGCCGGGGCAGGTACTGCTCACCAATGGTGGCGCGGAAGCCATCTTTCTGGCGGCGGCGCACCACGCTGGCCAGCAGGCGCTGATCGTCACCCCCACCTTTGGCGAGTACTCCCGGGCCTGCAACGCCCACGGTGTGCGCATCAGCGAGCTTGGCCTGTTGCCGGGCACCTTCGACCCGCCCGCGGCCGCGTTGCTGCAGGCGGCGGCCAGCGCTGATGTTGTGTTCATCTGTCGCCCCAACAACCCCACCGGCACGCTGCTGCCCGTGGCGCTTATCGAGGCGCTGCTGGGCACCTTGAAACCGGAGGCCTCGCTGGTGGTGGATGAAGCCTTCATCGACCTGGCATTGAAGGCTACACCGCTGACCCCGCTGCTCCAACGCTACCCGGCGTTGATCCTGCTGCGCTCCATGACCAAATTCTTTACCCTGCCGGGCCTGCGGCTGGGCTACGTGCTGGCCGATGAGGGGCGTATCGCTCAGCTTCAGGCGCAGCAACCGCCCTGGAGCGTCAATCATCTGGCTGCCGAACTGGTACCGCCGCTGCTGGCGGATGAGGACTTTGCCCGGCGTACCCACCAGTGGTTGGCCCGTGAGCAGCCGCGCATGGGCGCTGCCCTGGCCGCGCTGGGGCTGGAGGTGGTGCCTAGCCACAGCTGCTTTCATCTGGTGCGGCCTGGGGCCGCCCAGCGGCAGCGGGGCATTTCCAGTATCGTGCTGCTTGAACGCCTGCTTCACCAAGGTATGCTGGCGCGACATACCCATGGTTTTGCTGGCCTGAAGGGTGGTTGGCTAAGGCTGGCACTGCGCGATGGTGTGACCAATGATCGGTTGTCAAAGGTGCTGAATGATTGTCTTTGTTAGTGGAGGGGCTCGGTCGGGCAAGAGCCTGGTGGCGGAGCAGTGTGTTCAGCAGTACGCCGATGGCAAGACGTGTTACTACGTGGCTACCGCCGACATCTACGATAGCGAAATGGCCGAACGGGTAGGCCATCATCAGGCCCGCCGCGCCAACCACTGGGTCACCCTGGAAGCCCCGCTCAACATCGAACAGGCCGTGGCCCAGGTGCCCAACGGCCATGCCGCCCTGTTGGACTGCCTGACCCTCTGGGCCAGCCAGGTGATGTTCAATACTCAGGAGGACGCCGCGCCGGTCAGTGAAACGGAAGCCTTTGCGCTGTTGGTGCGTGCGCTTCACGATGCCCGCCGCCGGGGGGTGACGCTGGTGGTGGTCTCCAACGATCTCAACGAAGCGCCCTTGCCTGCCTCGGCAGAGGTGTGGCGCTACGTGGAATTCCTGCAAGGGTTGCACCGCTGGCTGGCGGCCCAGGCCGACCGGGTGGTGGAGGTAGTGGCCGGGCAGTCCATCGAATGGAAGGCGGCTGGCGCACCATGAAAAATGCCCTGTACGGCATGCTGCTGGCGCTGCAGTTTCTGACGCGCCTGCCGATCCCCCTTGCCTGCCCCTGGACACCGGCCACCCGGCGCTGGGCC from Halomonas meridiana encodes the following:
- a CDS encoding efflux RND transporter permease subunit, with the protein product MNIAKLSIERPLNTWLIVVICLLGGIWGFNTVGKLEDPAFTIPNAIINTPYPGATAVEVEEEVTERLERAIQEMEQIDVIKSKSLPGRSEIQVEVHSSYSSHELPQIWDELRNKINDAQGDLPEGVLGSQVNDDFGEVYGLFYAVTADGLTTREIRDISTFLQRELLAVPGVARVTTAGEREETIYIDISNERLTTLGIPINQVINTIQTENAVENAGSLRVGERQVRLVARSDIDSTALIEAIRIGRPGTTEQVSLMDIATVYREPSDQPNQLIRYNGEDAFTLGIAGAANDNIIEVGEAVEARMEELKSRLPLGVELHPLYEQHHVVNDAINDFLLNLAMSVAIVIGVLCLAMGWRIGVVVGSTLLLTVLGTLLFMGLLNIEMERISLGALIIAMGMLVDNAIVVAEGMVTNIKRGQRAKEAAGSAAKRAQLPLLGATVIGIMAFAGIGLSDDVTGEFLYSLFMVILVSLMLSWLLAITVTPLFGYYLLRQKGDDEDQPADEQKAGERQHENEEEEDEPSKRELYGGLLYRAYRRVLLLALGMRIITVSALVLITAVCLWAFSLIPQSFFPDSNTPLFFVNVELPQGTDIRSTADYAADIEAYILEQEDVVSVASFIGQGATRFMLTYAPEQPNTAYAQFIVRTEDLDAIPALDQRFYRELNEAFPSAQVRTQRLQFGPGDGAGIEARFQGPSPEVLRSLADQAQRIMADSPYLIDQRTDWRQQELVVRPRINEERARIAGVSREDITQTLQFASSGIRAGTYREGEHLLPIVARPPAAERDDVALLENRNVWSAAQQRFVPISQVVSSFDTDSEEALIQRRNRVRTLTVGADPAEGYTAAQAFGGIREEIEAMTLPPGYQLSWGGEHEDSGDAQEALAQQLPISLLVMLLTSILLFGKLKQPLIIWLVVPMSVCGVVIGLLVTGLPFSFTALLGMLSLSGMLMKNAIVLVDEIDGQIKEGKARFSALVDASISRLRPVFLAAGTTILGMLPLLADAFFNSMAVTIMGGLAFASLLTLIAVPTLYAMLFHISSDEVDS
- a CDS encoding efflux RND transporter periplasmic adaptor subunit, which gives rise to MRFIRKGKWLPTLAGLLACVTLLAGCRDAEEPPEPPAQVVKLFETGQQQAFSGRRFVGRVDAVSTVNLAFQVGGRLTTFPAVQGTTLAKGELIAQLDQTDYALQVRAAEAELSQARQHLQRQENLYRHNAVSASVLEAARTDAELAATQLESARQELAYTSLYAPFDALIARRLVENHTTLPPNAEVVRIQDISELRIRINVPEALMQHLDGEHGFNAEAEIATLPGERIALEYREHITEPDEVAQTYQVEFAPAQGEHLVALPGTTATVFIEPAERLVSGVMMIPASALDTTESGDFRVWVYDPDEGTVSPREVTVGELSDDAVMLVAGVQPGESIAAAGVHLLRDGMRVKPLDNAL
- a CDS encoding TolC family protein, with the translated sequence METLRGALGTLVGMSPDELLTTLDTGTSRLDDLAQPVGIPAVMPSAMLQRRPDIRSAEAALIAATAQIGVAEANRLPSLNLSSFLGTTAASTSDLFSDVARTWGVGASVMGPLFDFGRSQSGVESAEALAEQAEAQYRLTVLTAFNEVRDALYSYDFSERRLAAVDEQLEAVARTRELAVLMYDQGQVSQLERLDAERNLLSARLAQADARREQLAATATLFKALGGGWQETPVY
- the cobT gene encoding nicotinate-nucleotide--dimethylbenzimidazole phosphoribosyltransferase; its protein translation is MPPCASSAAASDSLAAYPWLPDIGPVDAVAAERTRAYLDTLTKPPGSLGRLEALAIQLSAITGSARPRVDSPAVVVFAADHGVAAEGVSAFPQEVTAQMVANFVQQGAAINVFARQLGARVDVVDVGVASPRPLPGATDARVRSGTANMLHHDAMPLDDARQAMQAGMAAVERAVKAGANGLIVGEMGIANTTASSAMLAALLGVPAAQVVGAGTGIDSTQQAHKAAVIERALANRQANPDGPLEVLCKLGGLEIAAMAGAYLAAAAHRLPAVVDGFIATVAALTACRMAPALRDYLVFGHRSAEPGHALALEALAAQPLLALEMRLGEGSGAALAYPLLQAAAAMLSDMATFSQAGVSGKAP
- the cbiB gene encoding adenosylcobinamide-phosphate synthase CbiB, translated to MSLDLLSLPALAGWVALAIVIDLIVGDPRALPHPVVIIGKAISALEHRWNHGSPQRRRLLGGCLTLVVVLGTFSVAWLGLALLSWVHPWLGLAAELWLLATTLAIKGLADAGRAIAAPLRQGDLPSARQALSRVVGRDTQALDEAEITRGAVETVAENTVDGITSPLLFALLGGAPLALAYKAVNTLDSMVGYRNERYGDFGYASARLDDLANWLPARLTALCLWLAGVLYGVFHRSPLRWRGALAATWREAPRHPSPNAGWPEAMVANLLGVQLGGTNVYQGQVSHRATLGTAHDLLKASHITTTIWLMHGAWLMFFLLLFFLQLCLVMATVAG
- the cobD gene encoding threonine-phosphate decarboxylase CobD, with amino-acid sequence MRDQPGNLPLDHWPSHGGQAAALLQRFGLPADHPLEDISANLNPLGPPDWVTGYLAQRLAGLGRYPEPDYRAARQAIAEHAGVEPGQVLLTNGGAEAIFLAAAHHAGQQALIVTPTFGEYSRACNAHGVRISELGLLPGTFDPPAAALLQAAASADVVFICRPNNPTGTLLPVALIEALLGTLKPEASLVVDEAFIDLALKATPLTPLLQRYPALILLRSMTKFFTLPGLRLGYVLADEGRIAQLQAQQPPWSVNHLAAELVPPLLADEDFARRTHQWLAREQPRMGAALAALGLEVVPSHSCFHLVRPGAAQRQRGISSIVLLERLLHQGMLARHTHGFAGLKGGWLRLALRDGVTNDRLSKVLNDCLC
- a CDS encoding bifunctional adenosylcobinamide kinase/adenosylcobinamide-phosphate guanylyltransferase codes for the protein MIVFVSGGARSGKSLVAEQCVQQYADGKTCYYVATADIYDSEMAERVGHHQARRANHWVTLEAPLNIEQAVAQVPNGHAALLDCLTLWASQVMFNTQEDAAPVSETEAFALLVRALHDARRRGVTLVVVSNDLNEAPLPASAEVWRYVEFLQGLHRWLAAQADRVVEVVAGQSIEWKAAGAP